CCGTCGGCGTCGGCCCAGCTTCGCGCCGTGCCCCAGGCCTGCTCGGTGACGGCGTTTACGTGGCGCTTGGTCGACAGCAACGCGAGCGCGGGCTTTTCGGCCAGCTCGGCCGCCAACGCCTCGGTCTCCTCTTCGAGTTTTGATGGCTCGACCACTCGGTTGACGAAACCGGCGGCGCGCGCCTCCTCGGCTGTGAACGGACGACAGGTCATTACCAGTTCTTTCGTAAGCGCCGGTCCGATCTCGCGCACCAGCCTCGGGATGCCGCCCCAGGCAAGCGGTATGCCGAGATCTATCTCGGGTATCGCGAAACGCACGTCATCGGCGGCCACCCTGAGGTCGCAGGCCGCCGCCAGCACCAGGCCGCCGCCAACGCAGTGTCCCTGTATGCGGGCCACCGTCACCGCCGGAATGCGCTCGATGGCGTCGGCCATCAAGCGGCCGAGATCGGCCATGGCCCTGGGGTCAGTCGGACTGTCTCCCCCGCCGCCGGCAAAGGCCGTCACGTCGGCGCCGGCAGAAAATGCGCGCCCCCTGCCCGAAACGACAACGACCTTCAGCTCGGAGCAAGCGGCCAGGAAATCCGCCGCCCGGGCAAGCTCGGCCAGGGTCTCGGGGCCCAGCGGGTTGAGACTGTCGGGGCGGTCGAGCTCAAGCGTGCCCCTGTTGCCCGCCGCTGAGATCTCGATCGTGTTGAAAGATGGAACCTGCATGTCGCCCTCCGCCTGCCAGCAGTCACCCTATAGCGCAGTCGCACAGGCTAACTGAACCGCGCTAACCGCGGGGCCCGGAGAAGCAAGCCCAACGCGACACTCCCTCGCGACATAGGAACAGAAAGCGCAACAGCTATACTGTGGCCGGCATCCGGATCATGCATCAGCAACGCACAGTCAATGGCAGGCAGCGGCAGCAAAGCGCCGCCGGTCGGAAAACGGCCGGCCTGCTCGCCGTTTGTGCGGCTGCCTGCCTGCTCGCAACTGCCTGCGGCGGGCCCACGCGGCAGGACAGCGAAGCGGCGGTCAACATCGCTGCCGCCGACCCCGCCCTGGCCCAACCCGAGGCACTGTCGAGCCTTTCGACCGCGGCCCTGGACGCTTTCCTCGATTTCAACGCCGCCATCGGCACTAACTCGGGTTACGTGGCCGTCTTCGCCCGCGACGGTCGCGTGGTGCACGCCCACACGGCTGGCTACGCCGACGTCGAGGCCGGGCTGCCCATGCAGTTGTCCA
The nucleotide sequence above comes from Candidatus Binatota bacterium. Encoded proteins:
- a CDS encoding enoyl-CoA hydratase/isomerase family protein; its protein translation is MQVPSFNTIEISAAGNRGTLELDRPDSLNPLGPETLAELARAADFLAACSELKVVVVSGRGRAFSAGADVTAFAGGGGDSPTDPRAMADLGRLMADAIERIPAVTVARIQGHCVGGGLVLAAACDLRVAADDVRFAIPEIDLGIPLAWGGIPRLVREIGPALTKELVMTCRPFTAEEARAAGFVNRVVEPSKLEEETEALAAELAEKPALALLSTKRHVNAVTEQAWGTARSWADADGLLAGLRDPEGRESALRYLEGLAARRQG